A genomic segment from Amphiprion ocellaris isolate individual 3 ecotype Okinawa chromosome 17, ASM2253959v1, whole genome shotgun sequence encodes:
- the ark2ca gene encoding E3 ubiquitin-protein ligase RNF165 isoform X1, whose amino-acid sequence MVLVHVGYLVLPVFGSVRNRGAHFTRHQHSHATSCRHFHLGAPQAPISAEFPLGHGSQPPQTGLATHLPPAHHPPLTALPAPPQFQDVPGPSFLPQALHQQYLIQQQLLEAQHRRILPHSRRTQERIPLNPHRLRSGFEYSPPLHVPQPMTQQPRYLAEGTDWDLSVDAGLPHHQYQLQQLPQHYQHYLASPRMHHFPRNTSSAQVVVHEIRNYPYPQLHLLALQSLNPSRHATAVRESYEELLQLEDRLGSVNRGAVQTTIERFTFPHKYKKRKPLQLKIGEEEETDVDEKCTICLSMLEDGEDVRRLPCMHLFHQGCVDQWLATSRKCPICRVDIETQLNPDC is encoded by the exons ATGGTGTTAGTACATGTTGGATATCTGGTTCTGCCCGTCTTCGGCTCAGTTAGAAACAGAG GAGCACACTTCACGAGGCATCAACACAGCCATGCTACCTCCTGCCGACACTTTCACCTGGGAGCTCCCCAGGCGCCCATATCAGCCGAGTTCCCTCTGGGACACGGCAGCCAGCCGCCACAGACAGGCCTGGCCACCCACCTGCCCCCCGCACACCATCCGCCCCTCACTGCCCTGCCTGCACCCCCTCAGTTCCAGGATGTGCCGGGGCCTTCATTCCTACCTCAGGCCTTACACCAGCAATACCTCATCCAACAGCAGCTCCTTGAAGCGCAGCATCGCAGGATTCTCCCACACTCCAG AAGAACCCAGGAGCGTATCCCCCTGAACCCTCACCGACTGCGTTCCGGCTTTGAGTACTCCCCTCCCCTCCATGTTCCCCAGCCAATGACACAGCAGCCTCGGTACCTGGCCGAAGGCACCGACTG GGATCTCAGCGTTGATGCTGGCCTCCCTCACCATCAGTACCAGCTCCAGCAGCTGCCGCAGCACTATCAGCATTACCTGGCCTCCCCTCGAATGCACCACTTCCCCAGGAACACATCCTCTGCACAAGTG GTTGTGCATGAAATCAGAAACTACCCTTACCCCCAGCTACATCTGTTGGCCCTGCAAAGTCTGAATCCGTCGAGGCATGCCACTGCTGTGCGGGAAAGTTACGAG gAGTTGTTGCAGTTGGAGGACCGACTGGGGAGCGTCAACAGAGGAGCTGTTCAGACAACTATAGAGAGATTCACCTTTCCACACAAATACAAGAAG AGAAAGCCCCTACAGCTGAAGattggggaggaggaggaaacagatGTGGATGAGAAATGTACTATCTGTCTGTCCATGTTGGAGGACGGAGAGGACGTCAG GAGATTACCCTGCATGCACCTCTTCCACCAGGGCTGCGTGGACCAATGGCTGGCCACCAGCAGGAAGTGTCCAATCTGTCGGGTTGACATCGAAACACAGCTGAACCCTGACTGCTGA
- the ark2ca gene encoding E3 ubiquitin-protein ligase RNF165 isoform X2, with protein sequence MCQFVLLSGSSFCGVCLDESNHKLIQLNPDGSRLFLVGAHFTRHQHSHATSCRHFHLGAPQAPISAEFPLGHGSQPPQTGLATHLPPAHHPPLTALPAPPQFQDVPGPSFLPQALHQQYLIQQQLLEAQHRRILPHSRRTQERIPLNPHRLRSGFEYSPPLHVPQPMTQQPRYLAEGTDWDLSVDAGLPHHQYQLQQLPQHYQHYLASPRMHHFPRNTSSAQVVVHEIRNYPYPQLHLLALQSLNPSRHATAVRESYEELLQLEDRLGSVNRGAVQTTIERFTFPHKYKKRKPLQLKIGEEEETDVDEKCTICLSMLEDGEDVRRLPCMHLFHQGCVDQWLATSRKCPICRVDIETQLNPDC encoded by the exons atGTGTCAGTTCGTCCTCCTGTCTGGTTCGTCTTTCTGTGGCGTCTGCTTGGATGAAAGTAACCACAAGCTTATCCAGCTCAATCCTGACGGCTCGCGTTTATTTCTCGTAGGAGCACACTTCACGAGGCATCAACACAGCCATGCTACCTCCTGCCGACACTTTCACCTGGGAGCTCCCCAGGCGCCCATATCAGCCGAGTTCCCTCTGGGACACGGCAGCCAGCCGCCACAGACAGGCCTGGCCACCCACCTGCCCCCCGCACACCATCCGCCCCTCACTGCCCTGCCTGCACCCCCTCAGTTCCAGGATGTGCCGGGGCCTTCATTCCTACCTCAGGCCTTACACCAGCAATACCTCATCCAACAGCAGCTCCTTGAAGCGCAGCATCGCAGGATTCTCCCACACTCCAG AAGAACCCAGGAGCGTATCCCCCTGAACCCTCACCGACTGCGTTCCGGCTTTGAGTACTCCCCTCCCCTCCATGTTCCCCAGCCAATGACACAGCAGCCTCGGTACCTGGCCGAAGGCACCGACTG GGATCTCAGCGTTGATGCTGGCCTCCCTCACCATCAGTACCAGCTCCAGCAGCTGCCGCAGCACTATCAGCATTACCTGGCCTCCCCTCGAATGCACCACTTCCCCAGGAACACATCCTCTGCACAAGTG GTTGTGCATGAAATCAGAAACTACCCTTACCCCCAGCTACATCTGTTGGCCCTGCAAAGTCTGAATCCGTCGAGGCATGCCACTGCTGTGCGGGAAAGTTACGAG gAGTTGTTGCAGTTGGAGGACCGACTGGGGAGCGTCAACAGAGGAGCTGTTCAGACAACTATAGAGAGATTCACCTTTCCACACAAATACAAGAAG AGAAAGCCCCTACAGCTGAAGattggggaggaggaggaaacagatGTGGATGAGAAATGTACTATCTGTCTGTCCATGTTGGAGGACGGAGAGGACGTCAG GAGATTACCCTGCATGCACCTCTTCCACCAGGGCTGCGTGGACCAATGGCTGGCCACCAGCAGGAAGTGTCCAATCTGTCGGGTTGACATCGAAACACAGCTGAACCCTGACTGCTGA